The Triticum dicoccoides isolate Atlit2015 ecotype Zavitan unplaced genomic scaffold, WEW_v2.0 scaffold7185, whole genome shotgun sequence genome contains the following window.
CTGTTGACCCTGGCTTGGTTTATGACGTGGATGCAAGAGAGTACAACAAGTTTTTGAACTGCACTCTTGGATATTTAGATGGTTGTGAGTCCTACTACCTCAATCTCAACCTCCCGTCAATTGTCGTGCCGGACCTCAAGGACCATGTCATGCTTCGGCGCACTGTGACTAACGTTGGGCCAGCGGAAGCAACATATCATTTAGTGGTTGAAGCTCCAGCAGGTATAGATGTGTCGGTAGAACCATCTGTGATTACTTTCACCAAAGGAAGCAGTAGAAGCGCAACATTTATGGTGACATTCACCACAAGGCAGAGAGTGCAAGGAGGATACACTTTCGGGAGCTTGACATGGTCAGACGGAAGTACCCACTCAGTTCGAATTCCAGTTGCTGTAAGGACTGTGATACAAGACTTTGTTGCGGATACCGCCTAAACTCGTATCTTGTTATTGTAAACCTTCTTTGTGTATTCATGTAGGCCGCATACAAAAATGTAGGAGAAACACTCCGTATCGAATTTATACATCATAAAAAAATGTTAAATAAAAATAGTATGATTCTTCTTCGCAAAAGTTTGGTTTCTTCACAAACTTGTTCAAAAATTGCAGTTAATAAGAAATATCGGATCATATATATCATTGACATGAACTAGAGTAAGGGACAACCATGGATGTAAAGCTCACAAACCTTTCTTTCTTGATGAAAACTTTGTTGAACTGAAAGTGAAAAGAAATCAACACAACCGAAATTTCTTTGCTGGGAAAATATCACTGAATTCATAGATGGCTGCCAATGTCTAAAATGCTCGTGTAGTACACTGAAATTAACTTATGTTTATATTATTATCAGATTTTGCACAATTTTCTTTGTACTATCGTGATCATTATTCATCGGTATTGGCGTCCAGACTTGAAGATCCTTATTTTTGCAGTTGCTCATTCCATTGTCCCGACCACCCATGTCCTTTGATTCTACTCCTCTAGACATGGTTCTTAGCCAGGTAAAAATAAATAAACACATGACAATTATGATAATACATTTATGTTTCACACTCATTTTCTACTGA
Protein-coding sequences here:
- the LOC119347650 gene encoding subtilisin-like protease SBT3.14 → MACPHVSAVTALLKSVHPGWSPAMIKSAIVTTASVTDRFGMPIQAEAVPRKLADPFDFGGGHIDPDRAVDPGLVYDVDAREYNKFLNCTLGYLDGCESYYLNLNLPSIVVPDLKDHVMLRRTVTNVGPAEATYHLVVEAPAGIDVSVEPSVITFTKGSSRSATFMVTFTTRQRVQGGYTFGSLTWSDGSTHSVRIPVAVRTVIQDFVADTA